The genomic DNA AACAGATAACCGTTTCTCATTCTGTTTAGAAGCTACATCATCAAACTTTAAGTTCTTAAGGGTTCTAGATGTACAAGGAGTTCTCATTGAAAAAATACCCAAGATATTGCCTAGTCTATTCAATTTGAGGTATTTGAACATAAGGGATACTATGGTTAAGGAATTTCCAATGTCAATTGAGAGGCTAACAAACCTTCAAACATTGGATATAAGAAATACCCATTTGGAGAAGCTTCCAAAAGGAGCCACAAAGTTGCCAAGACTGCGACACCTTTTCATGTCCGATTTTCCTGCTGGCATGAATGTTCAAGCTGAAATTTGCACTTTACGAAGCTTACAAACCCTGACATGCGTTGAAGCAGAGGAACAACTAATCCAGAAAATTGGCAACTTAATTGAGCTTAGAAGACTggatattacaaatttacaagCAGTTGACGGACCAAGACTGTGTAATTCAATTCAGAGATTGACAAGCCTATGTTGTTTAGGTATTAAGGCGATTTCTATGGACCAACAACTTCAGCTTGAAGGTCTAAGTCTACCCCCACCATTTCTTCAGAAGCTGACAATCATAGGGAGGTTGAATAACATACCACATTGGTTTGGATTCTTAGATAAACTAACCCATTTGTGTTTGGGCTACTCTGGACAAAAAGAAGACATTCTTTCTTCCCTTCATGTCCTCTCAAATCTGGTGTTCCTAGAATTAAAGCATGCAGCATATGATGGGACAATCCTGCACTTCAAGAGAGGTTGGTTTCCTAGACTCATTAAAATGTGCTTAGAGGATCTAGAAAGATTGGACTGTGTTAAAATAGAGGAGACTGCAATATCCAACATCAAAGAAATGTGCCTAGTTCATTGTCCAGAGTTAAAGCTATTGCCACAAGGAATTGAAAATCTTACCAGCCTCCGACAATTGCACGTGGAACACATGTCCGAAGAGTTTATTGAAAGACTGCTGAATGACCCACACGAGAGTCATCCAAAGGTACAACACATAACCACAATTACTAATGTATTCATGAAAGAACATTGTCACGGAGTTGAAACACCTTCTTAGAAAAATTGTCGCAAGATAATTTATTGATGAGTTGTATTCTGCAATTAGGTAGCTAGAATTTATTGATGTAAAAACAActatttttttggggggaaactACTTTTCCAATAGAGACACTATCATCAGCAGTTTTGCAAAATTTTCCAACTGCAGAAAGTATTGTTATCCATGTTGCAATTTACAAGTAGATGATCCATTATAGGATTTCCTTTTCCTCATCTTGTCTAGTTGATTAATCTTCTTTTTCAAGGTTTCACAAGAACTATACTAATGGGAGTTCATCCATCTTTGAAACACAAACAGAGGTCTGCCAACTCAAGACATTTCCACTATGGAGATCATAATTCATAACATTCAGTAGATAATATGTTGTGAATCATTAATCCAGCAAAAGTGACTGTTTTTTATCATACTTCTAACAGCCAAAAACCACAACCAGTtgcaataaaatcatatattgtAAAACATGTTTCACATCtacattgagaaaaaaattggCATATCAATGCAACAGAAGATGGACATAGAGAACATAACTCAAAAGGACCAAATTAAGACCTCATAAGAATGAAACCTTATAACTGGTTCTTCCAATAACAATGTCTAGTCTAGACCAATACACATTCTAATCAACACTAAAAATAACcctatatcaaatttattacaaTATTGATGAGATCAATAGATTAGAACATCAACTACATTCTCAATGAAACTTCAGATACTACTTTTGTTTAATTTCCAACAGTCTACAGTTTGTTTTATCGTCACTGAAAAATAGAGACAAAATGTTAAAAGGAGAGAAAACAAATAACAATAAGAAGTCCTTATCTTCAATAATGTTggaaatcaaaataataacGTTATTTAAAACGACGaagatatgataaataaataacacgAGATTTGACCAACAATACATATATCCTCGTGAAGTCGCACATTTTATAGTATTTCAGTAAATATGATTGAAATAACCTTATATTACATAATCTCTATTTATAAGAGTACATTAAGTTACaataactaaattattcttAATCCTAAGCTCATTAGGGGAAATTttacgaaatgaccctaataatgGGTCTAATTCTAAAAAGGCCAACGCTTCATCAATCTTGCAAAATTGGGATTTTCGCCATGCGAAATGTCCGTCTTGTCCCTCTCGTGCCCACTTACCGCTCATTAACGCGTTTTACCACATACACTTCAtataaaacgcgtgagttcatTATACGCGTTTTACATGAAGCGCGTATGTGGTAAAATGCGTATTTTCATTATACACAATTTACCACAATCGTGTTTTATGTAAAATGCGTATAATCAATTCACACGTTATACATAAAGCGCGATTGTAGTAAAATGCGTCTTTCATAgtatataaacttaatttgcCTCATtctctcttctagcctagtggcaacaagaggtggatatctcTTAGGTCTCCTTAGGTCATAGGTTCGAGCCTGTCAAGCGATAAGTTCTGCGCAtggttaaataattaagtgtatTTGCGGGCAAAGTTCTTAATTCACGGGGATTAGTCACACTCTATAGGAGCCGCGGAACCCtgcgttttaattttttttaattttcccTCATTAAAAAACCTTTTCCATTCACGACTTCCCCTCTCTCTCTCCAACCCACGACTCTACTCTCCAACTTCCAACATCActtcaacatcatcatcgaTCAACTCTCATCATTGTTCGTCGTCCGTCTCTTTGTTCCTATATTTAGgtgagtttagggtttatgttttatgtgtaatgttcttattattctagcgtttatattgatggataatCCTTAACTTTTAGGGTTTATGtgtaatattcttattattctGGCGTTTAAGTGTATATATATTGATGGATAATCCTTAGCTTTTAGGGTTTATGtgtaatgttattattattttggcatttatatgtatatattgatggatatttaTGGATAATCATTAGCTTTTAGGGTTTATGTAGCTTTTAGGGTTTATGTGTGTATATTCTGATGTTGCTTATCCAATGTTCTTCACTCATGCGTATTATATCAGCGTATTGtaatgttcttattctgcatgcatgcatggtTTAAGGTTTATAATATCCGCTTATTGCTATTTCACGAGCATTGCACGTATGTACTTGATTTGAATTGTTTGTTATGTTTTATCCAATTTCTGTGTATTATTTGATGTTGCTTACTTGAGTTGTTATGCTTACTCCaatgttgtttattttttacttacTTGTTGTTCctttttgtagatggagtcGACCATAATTCTCAAGTTTGTTGCTTGGGTCTAATAGAAAACCAAGTTTGTTACAATAGATCTAATGGAAAGAGTAGAGAAAACCCAATTCTGATTTTTATTCAAAGGATCCGCGTCACTACGGTTCTCGGGAACGATAATCTATCAAATGCTCCTTAGGAATAGAAGCTTAAATTCTATGCAAATGAAGTTCCTCGTGAATGGAGAAGAAATGTGCTTCGGGATGAAGGAGTATGCATTTGTCACAGgcctcaattttgggagattccttGTGATGGAAACCATTTTCAATCaagttgaagaatgtccaccttTAGTTGTAAactattttaaaagtaatatgaTTGTTAGAATGGGAGACCTTCACTCAAGATTTGTGTTCTGCTCtgataaggaagatgcatggaagtTGGGACTGGTATACCTGGTTTGCCATTATCTGTTCGACCTTGACCCaaggaggataataaatatcaatctCTTCTACATGGTCGAGGACATCGACACTTTCCTCCAATTTTCATGGGAAAGTTGTCCTTTAGAGCAACCTCGAAGGGTTTGAATAGGACCTGGAATACTACAGGTCGATATATCTGGACAAGAAGAAAGCCATGGGGAATAAGAAGAAAGACAAGAAggtcgatgtttcttataccgtattTGAGTTtgcactagccttacaagtgtggacctatgaaGTTATCAAAATGTTTGTCCCCAAACTTACAAGGGATACAATGCTGCAAGCGCACGAGACTGTCTGCCCAaggataatacagtacaaatccAGTAGGAAGAGTACCGCCTCTGATCTTCACAATACCCTGCAAAGCAAGATTGTCAAGAAGATGGAATTTTCTGAAGAGGAGAAGATCTTATATGGTGGGGGGGAgtttgaagatatgggaggtaatttGTATGATTGCTTATTTGAACTTGATTCTAGGAGGAAACATGAAGAGATTGAAGATGTAGTCCTTTCAATCCTGACATGAGGAAGAAAATACAAATTACTCACCCCAACACCTCCCATTTTATTCCTTCCAAACCTTCCACGAGAAGAAGAAACCACATCCCTACCCCCAACCCTAGAAACTCTTATTTAGTCGAGAGCACCACCAGGACTCAAGTAGATGATGATGGCTCTCAAATGACTCCAGCATCAACAGATCcccatgatgatgatgatccttAAATGACTCTAACATTAACAACTCCCTAGGATGGATGTAGATTGAATCATCTGAAGAAGGAGGTAAATGAACTAACAATTGAAATGAATCTCATAAAAGAGATGTTGAACCATCTACAAGAATAGTTTGACATATTATCAACCACACTACAAGAgaagaataagaaaaagaagaagaatgtgaaagtggagaagaataagaagaatgaCAAGAAGGTGAATGAGGAAGACAAGGATGGGTATATGGAGGAGGTGAATGAGGAAGACAAGGATGAGGATGTGGAGGAGGTGAATGAGGAAGATTTGGAGAAGGTGAATGTGGACAAGGATGAGTATCTGTTGAATGAAGAAGATTTGAAGAAGGTGAATGTGTTGATTGAGGATCTGGTGAATGAGATGGTGGAGGAGGAAGATGTGATGAATGGTGAGAAGATTGAGGTATGTACAATTCACATATTTTGTCTAATTCATgcattttgtctatttttttgtACAATTCACATAAGATTGATGATGTATAGAAATTGAATGAGTAGATTGAGGATATGGTGGATAAGGTGAATGAGATGGTGGAGGAGGAAGATATGATGAATGGTGagaatattgaggtatgtaCAATTCAcgtattttgtctaattcacACATTTTATCTAATTCACACAtttgtctaattttttaatatcgTATTGATGATGTGCAAAAGTTGAATGAGAAGATTTAGGATGTGGAGGAGGATATGGTAAAGTTGAATGATGTAGTGGAGGAGGATGTGCATAAGTTGATTGATGTGGTGGAGGAGGATGTGTAGAAGTTGAATGATGTGGTGGAGGAGGATgtgaagaagttgaatgataaGGTGGAGGAGAATGTGCAGAAGTTGAATGATAAGGTGGAGGAGGATGTGATGAAGTTGAATGATGCAGAGGAGGAGGATGTGTAGAAGTTGAATGATGCAGAGGAGGAGGATGTGTAGAAGTTGAATGATGTGGAGGAGGAGGATGTCATGAATGATGAGAAGATTGAGATATGTACAATTCACgtattttgtctaattttttGTACAATGAGAAGATTGATGATATGCAGAAGTTTAATGAGGATGTGGAGAATGTGGAGGATGTGGTGGTTAAGGTGAATGAGATGGTGGAGGAAGATGTGGTGAATGAGAGGATTGAGGTGTGTACAATTCACGCCTTTTGTCTAATTCACGCATtttgtctaattatttttgtagaATGAGAAGATTGATGATGTGTAAAAGTTTAATGAGGATGTAAAGGATGTGGTAGTTAAGGTGAATGAGATGGTGGAGGGAGATGTGGTGAATGAGAGGATTGAGGTGTGTACAATTCACGTTTTTTGTCAAATTCACACATTTTGTCTATTTTGTACAATCACATATAGTTGATGATGTATAAAAATTGAATGAGAATATTGAGGATGTGGTGGGTAAGGTGAATGATAAAGACAAGGATgaggtgaagaagaagaaggtggagaagaaagaaaacAAGCAGAAGGTGGAGAAGAAGGAAGACAAGAAGAATGTGGAGGAGGATGTGTTTGTGGAGAatttggagaagaagaaggttgACAAGAAGAAAGACAAGGTCGAGAAAAAGGACAATCAGAAAGTGGATGAGGATGTGATGGAAGTGAACGATACTACAGTCCAATATAAGAGAAAGAGGTCGAGGTCGAGAATACTACTTACTCCCTACACCGATCCTTCTGGAAAAAATGAGTGTCAAAGATCCAATCAAGGTCGATCCTTTGGTGAAATTTTATCCGGAACTGCTAGAAGAGTTGATGAAAGAGTTgagggaaaaaaaataaatgtaaaatgcTAGAGCTCTCTACTAGCACTGCAAGCTATAGATTCTTCAATACACTGAGGAAAGCTAAGTGGCTCACTGATGATGTATTCTTCATTATAAAGTATAATTCACACATTTtgtataattcacgtgtattgtggcatcatgattattttataattcacgCGTATTGTATAGGAGGCTAATGCCGAATGTTATCTACTAAGAAAAAGAGCAACCACGTACCCTAAGACTCACACGAAGGATTTTACCATCGCCGATTATCATCTCACCACTTTGTTTTCATCACACTATGAAAAATTTTCTACTGATccaaaagtatttatttttgataaatcctTTTTGAGTACTACTAGGGGTTCGGAGGAAAGACATATGCTGATGTGGAGCACGGTTGATGACATTTACGTGCCACTCAACCTCGAAGGTCTGTATTGGGTACTTTGTATTGTGCGACTTAGagaatggagaattgatgtttacAATTGTGATCAATCAATTTTCAAGGACGAAAAATTTGCACAATTCATGAATCCCATGTGTAAAATGATTCTGTACTTTcttcataaagcaatgtctgaAGTCAAAATTTCTAGATATCCTAAGATGACTAGGGACACTTTAACATTTCATAGAATCCCACACTCCGAAGTACCAAAAGAAAAAGCGAGTGGGGACTGTggcgtttttgtattaatatatagagAGTACTTGACTACTaaacttggtctagaaaatGTGGTATCAGATAACATGACTTTTTTTAGACATAAGTGGGCAGTAATGTTTTTCAACCAAATTTTAGAGCCATGAATTGTTATTCTTGTATGTGGTAGTCTTTTGAGTTGAAACAGTATATTCACATTATTATGTTTTGTTGGAGCTGGTTCAAATGTGTGAAAATATTATAGAGAGGCAATACGCATGAGTTATGTCATTTTTATGATCTATAAGATTTTTACATATCATTACTAGCTACCAACGGACCATTCGATACGAAACCTTGATATCAAGGTTTGTTGGAGTTGGTAATGATGTGTGAAAATATTATAGAATAGAGGGTTATTGTAATATGCATGAGTTAACAACAATACACGTGAGTGAGCAACAATACGCATGAGTGAGTAACATACGCGTGAGTTATAGTTGTAATATGCATGAGTTGA from Impatiens glandulifera chromosome 9, dImpGla2.1, whole genome shotgun sequence includes the following:
- the LOC124915916 gene encoding ring-infected erythrocyte surface antigen-like, with the protein product MEEVNEEDKDEDVEEVNEEDLEKVNVDKDEYLLNEEDLKKVNVLIEDLVNEMVEEEDVMNGEKIEIEDMVDKVNEMVEEEDMMNGENIEKLNDVVEEDVKKLNDKVEENVQKLNDKVEEDVMKLNDAEEEDIDDMQKFNEDVENVEDVVVKVNEMVEEDVVNERIEDVVVKVNEMVEGDVVNERIENIEDVVGKVNDKDKDEVKKKKVEKKENKQKVEKKEDKKNVEEDVFVENLEKKKVDKKKDKVEKKDNQKVDEDVMEVNDTTVQYKRKRSRSRILLTPYTDPSGKNECQRSNQGRSFGEILSGTARRVDERVEGKKINVKC